The nucleotide sequence AGGATTGCTATATCTGATTGAGAGACACCAAGTTGTTTGGTTAGATTTCACTAATCAGCTTTCACTAATCAGCGTTGATGATTTTAGGCACTCTAAAAAAGTCAGCATCCCGCTCAGGTGCGCCTTCAAGAATCGTTTCGCGATCGCTATATGGCTGCAACTGGTCTACTCGCGTCACATTAGTCAAATCAATCGCCCGTGTGGTTGGTTCTACATTGCTTGTGTTCAACTCACTGAGCTGCTCAAAGTAGTCCAAAATGCTGCTTAGTTGAGTCGCAAACTTCTCTTCCTCTTCGATCGCCAATTCTAAACGAGCGAGATGAGCAACTTTATGAACTTGATCGCGATCCAGCATAGGTAAGTAGCTCAAAAGTAAAGGTCAAAAAAATTACAGCTAATCATGGAAAAAGATTAGCTGCTGTAGGTCAACTCAATAGAAGGAGCAAGCGACTAAAAATACACATCCATCTGCGAACGGCCTGTGGTTTTGAGCCAGTTCTGCGCCTCAATATAGTTGTTAGGAGCCATCCGAATGGCAGTTTTCCAATATTGAGCTGCTTGATCAAACAAGGCTTCGGCTGCCTCATCGTTGCCCGCTTCTTTTTCCTGTTCGCCTCGGTAGTGGTAAATTACTGCTACGTTGTTGAGGGCCTGAGGTAAGCGAGGGTTCAGCTCGATCGCTTCTAGATAGTTCTTTAGGGCTTCTTCGTGTTCACCATTGTTGGTGCGAATTAAGCCAATGTTGTAAAGAACGTAACTGCGATCGTAGGGATCGTCTTCCAGCTTCAAGGCTTCGAAATAGTTGTCGAGAGCTTCCGCATACTCTCCATCAGCCTGAGCAGACATGCCATCTCGGTAATAGGCAAACGCTTCTTTTTCCTTCTTGGTGGCTGGCAGAACTTTGAGAATCATGTCTGCCATGACTGTGAAGCTTTTATCGATGAAGTTGTCGTTTCGTTGAAATCTTGGCATAGTCGCCTCTGCGAATGGGGGCCAGTGGCTCAGATAACCGCTTGGCTAGGTCACTTGCTAAACGCTTATTCCACTAATTTAGCGTCGATTGGTCACTTCCTGAGGAGCAATCCCGCTTGTAACAGTTCTTAGTGAGTTTAATTAAGTTGAAGCGCGATCGCCGACCGATAAAAAATCTTGTGGCGAGATGGCAATTGGCATCAGTCGCTCCAACTCCAAATTAGCGGCAACTTCCGTTAACTTCGCTAAATCGGTGGCATCTGTTAAATGGGGGATCACCCCTAACACTGGCACATTCGTTAAAGACTGAATCAGATCGCTGGGTGCCCAGTCCTCGATTTCCTGCTCGGTGCGAGGTTGGGTACAATTCAGCACAATGCCTTTGAGGTGCACCCGCGCTTGACGCGCTAAAGCAACATTAGCGACTGCTTGAGCGATCGCCCCTAAGCGCACAGGCACCACCAACACAGTCGGCAACCGCCAATCCCAAGCCAAATCTGCCACTGTGGTTTCGTGAGTAACTGGGGAACCCAAACCACCGAGCGATTCTACTAACACCCAATCTCGCTGTTGTCGGAGCGTTTCCAAACCTTTCCAAGCCAGTTCTAGCTCGATTTTGCGCCCTTCGCGATCGGCTGCCAGCGGTGGCGCTAAAGGAGCTTGAAAGTAAAGCGGGGTAATTTCGTCTATAGACTGATTCAGGTTGAAAAGGCGCAGATAGAGTTCGCGATCGCCCAGCCCTGACTGGATCGGTTTCATAATCCCTAAACTGCGGGTAGGGCAGTAAGTCTGCCAGTAAGCAGCAAGAGCAGTCGTCAAGACAGTTTTACCTGCGTCTGTATCAGTTCCAGCAATGAGTAGTGCGTTCAAGGGGAGTGGAATGGTATCTGTTAGATTACGAAGTCAAAGACAGTCTCAAACTATACTTTACCGTTCTTCCTTACATCAGTTAGGTTGAGCTGTGAATCCCATCATTGGGACCATAGATGACCATAGCTATGGAGAGGGTTCCTGATTCTGGGCGCTAATATTTAGCGTGAAGTTAGTATCGCGAGCTGCAATCACATCAATTTGGTAATCTCCATCCGTTGGCAACTGCGACTGCCACGAAACAACTCCAGAAGCATCCTCTACCAACCGACCATCTGGATAGCGGATGTCGAGTGTAGCAGCGCCATCCGTAATTTCTACGTTGAGTACTTGTCCTGCTTGAGCGGTGACTAAATAACGCTTGATTGTCGTGGGGTTAGTCTGACCAGATACTTGGGTCTCGGTTGCCCCTGGGGGAAAACTGACTCGCTCGACATCAACCGCACCCGGTGTAGGGCTAGGAGTAGGCGTCGGGCTAGGCGTCGGGCTAGGCGTCGGACTCGAAGTTGGAGTTGGCTCAACAGGACTCTCTAAGTTCAACTCCAATTTATAATCTGCCTGAGCAATCCCTCGCACCGGGCTGAGTTGAATATAGTAGTCTCCGGTATAGGGCAACGCTCCTTCCCAAGCGGAGACACGCTTAGCGCGATTGTTGACAGGGTTTTGATCCGGAGCGAGCACCGTCATTAAAATTCCTTCACCACCCAAATAAGCACTTAGGGTTTGGTCCTGCTGCCCTGGCACGATGTAACTAATGGTCTCGTTAGCTTTCAACCCGCCTTCAACTGTATTTTGTTCGCCAGGAGTAACATTCAGCCGCTGGCTAAATTGAACTGGACTAGGGCTGGGTGTTGGCGTCGGACTAGGGGTAGGACTAGGGGTGGGACTAGGAGTAGAGCTAGAGGTGATAGTAACGGAAGGCGTTGGAGAAACAGAATCTCTTGGAGAGCGTAGTAAAGAAGTGACCAAAGCCCAAGAACCTAGCCCAGCGGCTAAGGCTAAAGCTGTTCCTACTGCTGCGATCGCCCAAGGATTTTCCCAAGACGGACCACTCGAAGGAGCAGGAATTACAGGATTGGTTCGGTTGGGATCACTATTGGGATTGGGATTTACGGGGTCTGGTCGGCGACCCACGGCAACAGTGGCCACCTGAGACAAGTTGGGATTAGCCGGGGGCGAAGGCGTTTGAGGAGGCGTTTGAGGAGGTGTCTGAGTAGGAGGAGGTGGAGGTGATGGTACTTGAGCCTGAACGGGAGGCGGAGGAGGTGATTGCGGTTGCCCAGGATAAGCAGGCGGAGGAGCTGGTGGAGAGACAACCGTAGGTTGAGTCAGAGCTTGTAGTGCTTGAACCACCTCAGCCACAGATTGATAGCGATCGCCCGGTTTATAACTCAACATTTGGTTCAAGATCTGAGCCAATCCGGGGCTAACCTTAGCCAAATCTTGCCAGTGCCAAGTCAGAGTACTTTCGTTGTAGAGTTCTTGTGGCTCCTTGCCCGTTAGCAAAACTATAGCCAGTACCGCCAAAGAATAGAGATCACTGCTGGGGTAAGCGCGGCCCGTCTGCATCTGTTCGCTGGGTGCGTAACCAAACTTACCAACTGTAGTAGGTTGCGGCACCGTCTCCGGGGATTGAATCCGGGTCGCCAAGTCTTTCACCACACCAAAATCAATCAAAACTGGCAGGTGGTCACTTTCTCGCAAAATCAAATTATCAGGCGCAATATCTCGGTGAATAATGCCCTTACTATGAATGTGAGCTAGTACAGGCAAGATTTGCCGTAGCAGTTGGATCACCTCTGACTCCGAGAAGGGATAACCCTGCGCCGTCCGCTCCTGAACCAACGTGCCATAGGTTTTGCCCTCAACATAGTCCTGAACTAAAAAGAGGCGCTGATCCTGTTCAAACGTGGCTCGAAATTGAGGTACCTGCGGATGCTGAATCTGATACAGAATCGCCGCTTCTCGCTGAAACAATTCCTTGGACTTCTCTAAAGCGTAAGGACTCGACTGAGCCGGAATAAATTCCTTTAAGGCGCAGCGCTCATTAAAACGCCCTTGATCCTCCGCTAAATAAGTTCGGCCAAATCCACCTTGGCCCAAAATACTAACTAAGCGGTAGCGGTTTTGCAGAATAGTCCCGGCAGGAATTGGCGGTTGCATAGCAGGTTAGTTTGCTTTGAATTGATTGCAACAGGGACATCACGGACTCAGCTCACCAGAGGTAGAGCCACCAAAAATTAGCTGAGGGTGGCCCATAGCTATAATTGCGCCCGTAACTATGTTGTGACAAAGAGGCTACAGCTGAGTAGGTTTAGCTAGCAACTTTAGGGACACTCAAGCTAGCTGTGCTCCCACAACAGCTTATTCGCTCAACTTGGCTTTGACTAGAGCTTGAATCTTCTTGCCATCGGCTTGACCTTTAACTCGTTGGATGGCAGTCCCCATAACTTTGCCTAGGTCTTTCAGTGAAGTTGCTCCCACCTCTGTGATAATTTCATCAATGATCTTGCTTAACTCGTCATCTGAGAGTTGTGCCGGCAAATACGCTTCCAGAATTGCCAACTCTTGGGCTTCTTGATCCGCTAAGTCTGTCCGTCCTGCTTGCTGATATTGTTCGATAGAATCACGGCGTTGCTTGGCTTGTTGCAGCAGTAATTCCATTTCCTGGGCTTCTGTCAAATCTGTCTGTCCACTGGGTCTGAGACTGACTTCTTTTTCTAACAATGCCTTTTTAATACTGCGGATCGTTTCTAAGCGAAGTTTCTCCTTAGATTTCATTGCCGCTTTTAAATCTTCACTAATGCGATCTTTCAAGCTCATAAGGCCATCCTCAGAAGAAATTTTTCGCCCTACTTAAAGTGGAGCTGTTTGCTCCTATTTCCCCAATAAACTAGGCAGAATTTTTCTCACAAATATGAATGAAGAATTTTGCCTAAACCAGCTAGGTGATCAATTTTAGCTTGCTTACTGACTGTTTGGCGGGGAAGTGAACACAGCTATTGCCTTCCACCGATCTGCAAGTTTCTCTGAAATTCTCATTAATCTGCGCATTGTTCAGCCAAAAATCGCTAGTTTGCCTCTCCACTCTTGTGCGACAATTCCTAGTCAGTTTCCACAAAAATTACTCTCCATAGCTACACCTAATTCAGGGAATTTTTGGAGGATGATTCTGGATCAGAATGATAATATTGCGATGAATGCGCTTCGGGGGCCTGTTGTGATCCGTTCTGCAACTTTGACTCTTCACCCAACTCTGCCGACTATTTCTGACAATAGTCGTCTGCGGTTGTTTTCCGGCTCTGCCAATGTACCGCTCTCTCAAGAAGTTGCTCGGTACTTGGGCATGGACCTAGGACCTATGGTCCGTAAACGGTTTGCCGATGGAGAACTTTATATCCAAATTCAGGAATCGATCCGAGGGTGTGATGTTTATCTAATTC is from Trichocoleus sp. FACHB-46 and encodes:
- a CDS encoding serine/threonine-protein kinase, which encodes MQPPIPAGTILQNRYRLVSILGQGGFGRTYLAEDQGRFNERCALKEFIPAQSSPYALEKSKELFQREAAILYQIQHPQVPQFRATFEQDQRLFLVQDYVEGKTYGTLVQERTAQGYPFSESEVIQLLRQILPVLAHIHSKGIIHRDIAPDNLILRESDHLPVLIDFGVVKDLATRIQSPETVPQPTTVGKFGYAPSEQMQTGRAYPSSDLYSLAVLAIVLLTGKEPQELYNESTLTWHWQDLAKVSPGLAQILNQMLSYKPGDRYQSVAEVVQALQALTQPTVVSPPAPPPAYPGQPQSPPPPPVQAQVPSPPPPPTQTPPQTPPQTPSPPANPNLSQVATVAVGRRPDPVNPNPNSDPNRTNPVIPAPSSGPSWENPWAIAAVGTALALAAGLGSWALVTSLLRSPRDSVSPTPSVTITSSSTPSPTPSPTPSPTPTPSPSPVQFSQRLNVTPGEQNTVEGGLKANETISYIVPGQQDQTLSAYLGGEGILMTVLAPDQNPVNNRAKRVSAWEGALPYTGDYYIQLSPVRGIAQADYKLELNLESPVEPTPTSSPTPSPTPSPTPTPSPTPGAVDVERVSFPPGATETQVSGQTNPTTIKRYLVTAQAGQVLNVEITDGAATLDIRYPDGRLVEDASGVVSWQSQLPTDGDYQIDVIAARDTNFTLNISAQNQEPSP
- the gatC gene encoding Asp-tRNA(Asn)/Glu-tRNA(Gln) amidotransferase subunit GatC — encoded protein: MLDRDQVHKVAHLARLELAIEEEEKFATQLSSILDYFEQLSELNTSNVEPTTRAIDLTNVTRVDQLQPYSDRETILEGAPERDADFFRVPKIINAD
- a CDS encoding photosystem I assembly protein Ycf3; the encoded protein is MPRFQRNDNFIDKSFTVMADMILKVLPATKKEKEAFAYYRDGMSAQADGEYAEALDNYFEALKLEDDPYDRSYVLYNIGLIRTNNGEHEEALKNYLEAIELNPRLPQALNNVAVIYHYRGEQEKEAGNDEAAEALFDQAAQYWKTAIRMAPNNYIEAQNWLKTTGRSQMDVYF
- a CDS encoding GatB/YqeY domain-containing protein codes for the protein MSLKDRISEDLKAAMKSKEKLRLETIRSIKKALLEKEVSLRPSGQTDLTEAQEMELLLQQAKQRRDSIEQYQQAGRTDLADQEAQELAILEAYLPAQLSDDELSKIIDEIITEVGATSLKDLGKVMGTAIQRVKGQADGKKIQALVKAKLSE
- the bioD gene encoding dethiobiotin synthase, with the translated sequence MNALLIAGTDTDAGKTVLTTALAAYWQTYCPTRSLGIMKPIQSGLGDRELYLRLFNLNQSIDEITPLYFQAPLAPPLAADREGRKIELELAWKGLETLRQQRDWVLVESLGGLGSPVTHETTVADLAWDWRLPTVLVVPVRLGAIAQAVANVALARQARVHLKGIVLNCTQPRTEQEIEDWAPSDLIQSLTNVPVLGVIPHLTDATDLAKLTEVAANLELERLMPIAISPQDFLSVGDRAST